The following DNA comes from Thermococcus piezophilus.
CAAAAAGCTCGTGGACGAGGGAGTAATCGAGAAGTTCACAGTTAAGCCGAACTACAAAAAGCTTAACCTTGGCACTACAGCATTCATTCTCGCCAGATACGAGCCTGATTTAGGATTAAGTCAGCGTGAAGTGGCCGAGAGAATAGCGGCCCTCGATGGTGTCTATGAAGTCCACATAATAGCGGGAGAGTGGGATCTGCTCATTAAGGTGCGCGCCCCCTCATCCGAGGAGGTTGGAAAGATCGTCGTGGACAGGCTAAGGGAGATAAAGGGAGTGGGCCAGACCGTAACGATGGTCTCCTTCGTTACCGTGAAGGAGGAACTGTAAAAGCCTGGGGGCGATGATTGGCGTTCTCCTTTCTGATTTTATGATGATGCGAGGTTTCCTGAGCCCTACATGACGCAGCACTCGTAGATTATCTCAACTTTCCTTACAGTTTTTGCCCATTCGATAACTTTTGTTGGTGAATTTGTCAGTCTGTCAATGCCAGCCAGAACTGCCTTCCTGTCGAAATCTATGCGCCATTTCCCTAAGGGTCTCATGCATCCTATGCTGAGCTCGCCGTCGAACTTATTCCTTGCATATTCAACAACCCTGATGGCTTCATCAACGCTCGGTTTCTGAACTCCCTCCATCTCCGTGCCCTTCGTTGGGATGAGCACATCGAGTACGATGACGTCTATCGGGTACTGGAGGAGCATGTCTATTGCCTTATACTCCCAGTGAACCCTCCCGAAGTCAAGGCCTATGGTTATGTGCGGCGCAACGCGAATACCGGCCTCGCTCAGCAGGTCGAGGATTCTGAGGTAGTCCTCGACGGTCTTGTCTATCCTGTAAACGCGCCTTATAACATCGTTATCGCCGACGAAGTCGAGGGAAACGACGTCAACGTATTTGACCCACTCCAAATCGCTCTCGTCTATGAATCCAACGTGGGCGTTGAGCTTTAAGCTCGTTCTCCTCTTTATTTCCTTCAGCTCATCCGCGTACTTATCCAGTGGTACCTTCAGCCTTGAATCCATTCCTCCGCTGAGCAGACAACCGGTATAGCCGTTCCGCTCAAGGTCGAGGCAGAAGTTGAGGAGCTCTTTCCTAGTTGGCTTCTTCATGCCCTCAAGGTAGTGCCTCCCGCAGTGGGCGCAGTTGAGGGCACAGTAGTTGCCCGTGAGCGAGATTGAAGGAAATTTGATGCCTGGGATGTAGATCTTCAACTTTTTTCGTTCTGCCATTTAAACCACCTCGCAGAACAGGGAATTGCAGGGGGCAGGACCTTCCTGGAGAGCTTGATAGTTATTCTCCATTGGTTGAGGCCTCCATAGGATGAGCCCACTCTGCTGATTCTGGCAAGTTCAAAAAACGTTGAAGCCGAAGTTAAAAAACCCTTGTTGGCCAGAAATGTGGAAAAGAAGGAGCAGCTCAGAGGAAAGGGTTCCTGAACTTCCTGCCCGGATAGTACGCGATGCCCGTGAGCTCCTCCTCGATGCGGATGAGCTGGTTGTACTTGGCGTTCCTGTCGCTCCTGGCTGGAGCGCCGGTCTTTATCTGGCCTGCGTTGAGGGCGACTGCCAAGTCGGCTATGGTAGCATCCTCGGTTTCTCCGGAGCGGTGGGAGACGACGACGCCGTAGCCAGCTCTGAAGGCTGTGTAAGCGGCATCTATGGCCTCGCTCAGCGTTCCAATTTGGTTGACCTTGAGGAGGAGCGCGTTAGCCGCGCCAAGCTCGATGCCCCTCCTGAGCCTCTTCGGGTTGGTGACGAAGAGGTCGTCGCCGACTATCTGTATCTTGTCGCCGAGCTCTTTGGTGATGAGCTTGAAGCCTTCCCAGTCCTCCTCCTGGAACGGATCCTCGATGGAGACTATTGGATAAGCCGAGACGAGCTCCTTGTAGAGGTCAACGAGCTCTTCCCTCGTGTACTCCTTGCCGGCAACGACGTACTTGCCGATGTCCTGGTGGTAGAACTCGCTGGAAGCAGGATCGAGGGCGAAGGCTATCTCGTCGCCGGGCTTGTAGCCGGCCTCCTCGATGGCCTTTATGAGGGTCTCGAGGGGTTCGGTAACCTCTTTCATTGGCGGTGCGAAGCCACCCTCGTCTCCAACGTTTATTGCACCCTTGCTGTACTTCTCGGCTATGACGCTCTTAAGAACGTGGTAGGTCTCGCTGACCCACATTATGGCCTCCCTGAAGGAGGCTGCACCAACGGGCATTATCATGAACTCCTGGAAGTCGAGCTCGTTTCCAGCGTGAACGCCGCCGTTGATGACGTTGCTCATCGGAACGGGCATGGCGTAGGCGTTGGTTCCTCCGATGTACTGGTAGAGCGGAAGGCCGAGGGCATTGGCGGCGGCCTTAGCAACGGCCAGAGAAACGCCTAGGATAGCGTTTGCACCGAGGTTGCTCTTGTTCTCGGTGCCGTCGAGCTCGAGCATGAGCATATCGATGTCTCTCTGCCAGGTGACGTCCATTCCGATTATCTCGGGGGCGATTATCTTGTTTACGTTCTCGACTGCCCGTCTAACACCTTTCCCGTGGTAGCGCTTTCCTCCGTCGCGAAGCTCAAGGGCCTCGTGGGTTCCGGTGGAAGCGCCACTCGGAACGGCCGCTCTTCCCATGCTTATCGGCGTGTAGACTTCGACCTCGACAGTCGGGTTTCCCCTGCTGTCGAGTATCTCCCTTGCTATAACAGCAGTTATCTCAAAGGGATTCTCCATAGCAATCACCTCAGGTGATATTGGCCGTCCACCATATAAAGCTTTTAGCTTCGAACCTTGCTGAAGCGATAGATAGGCGTATATATTTTGAGGCCAATTAATTGCTGGTGAGAGAATGAAAAATGTGTTAGTTCTTGCTGTCCTGCTGATGTTTGCATTCACTCCGCTCGCTTGGGCCTGCATGAGTCCTGCTGATGCCTACGCCGTGGAGGTTATTCTTAACAAGCAGGGGATAGTTTACAGGCCGTATCCACCATTTGCCGCCCTCCACAATGCACTGATTGAAAACGACACTTTCATCTACCGCTCGCACTACGACAAAAGGCTCGCCGTCATCCTCTGGAACGCCAGTGACGGTCCCCACCTCAGGATAGAGATTCCGATGGAGTGGAGAGATGCTGGGGTAAGCCAAACGGCATTCAACGCTTCTCTTCTGATAACTGCTGAAGCCCTCGAAAAGCTGGGGGAAGACGGTTGGGAAACTGAGGACAACTTAACTTTCACCAGAGGCAACGTAACGATAACCCTGACACCGCTGAGCGGTGGGGAGTGCACAACTGATGCCGACTGCGCCACGGGTGGCTGTTCTGGGGAAGTCTGCGCGCCAAGGGCTGAGGCGTCCAAGATAGTGACTCCCTGCGTCTACCGTGAGTGGTACAGCTGCCTCGGGATGACCTCCTGCGGCTGCCTGAATGGAGTCTGCACCTGGAAGCCGAACCCAGCCTTTGAATCCTGCCTGAGGGAGCATGGTGTTGACCCTAGTAAGGTCATCAGGGCCGGTACCTTCCGAGTGAAAGTCAAGGCATACAACCAGAGCCCTGCGGAGGCGGAAGCCGCCGTTAAGGGTTTTCTGGGAGCTTTCGGTGCCGAATGTGGCTTTGGAGGGCTCACTTTTGTGGAACCGCTCGGTGGGAGGCTCGTCCCCGTGGTCGATCCGGCAGAGATAAACTTCTCCGAGGCGGTAAAGGTCGAGCTTCAGTGGCTGCGGGAGAACGGCGTATTGGATATAAGTGACGAAGACATAGCGGCGATAGCAAAAATTGCAAAGCCGGGGAAGGCTGGGCCGAACTCCCACATTGGCTGGTACGAGACGAAGAACGGCACCTACGCATGGATACCGTACGATGAGAGTCTCAACCCCATGCTGGTCAGGTGCATCACCGATACGGCGCCCATCTACGACCTTCCAAACGGCACCGCTTACATAGGGCCCACACTCACTAAACCGCCCGCTACAGAAACTCCGAGTACTTCGGGCGGCCCGATATGCGGACCTGGCATCGTGGTTGGGCTGGCGCTCTTAGTCCTTCTCAGGAGGGGGTGAGTTTTTAAACCTCCCATCCAGATTTTTATCATGGATTGGAAAAGGCAGCTCAGGAGAGATGGCTTTCTCGAAATCGATGGATTCAGGATAGAGCTGAGCCTCGACAACACGTTCATGGATCTTGAATACATCCCACGTATCATCGTCTACGACTACGAGAACGGAAAGTGGCACGTGTTAAGGAACCCTATCGAGGGCAGTTCCAGCTTCGAAGAGCTCTGGGACAATGCCGTGGAAACACTTGAGCGCATAGTTAACGGTGAAGAGGAGCCCATTTTTGGGGATGAGGAAGTGGGAAAGCGGTTCATAAAGTCCTTAAAAGCCCTGAGGGACTAGTGGTCCTAGAGAGGGCCTTTTTGAGTTTCATTTTTGAACTTTTCCAGTGGAAAACGAAGCCCTCTTCAAAACATTTGTTGGGCTGTCTCTGGAATAGCGAATATTTTTACAGATGCTCGGAAAAACGCTTAAAGCTTGGCTAAGCTCCAGAAGAGGCCGCGGATTTTCCGATAGAGTCATAATTTCTGGGGGGAAAGGTCTAAAATACCTTTCACCGTTAGTAGTATCAGGTGGTACCGATGGCCCATGAGATTGATGTTGCCAAGTACATAGACCACACCAACCTTAAGCCCTACGCTACTGAGGAGGACATAATCAAGCTCTGCGACGAAGCGAAGGAGTACGGCTTCTACGCTGTCTGCGTCAACCCTTACCGTGTTAAGCTAGCCAAAGAGCGGCTCAAGGGGAGCGGTGTCAAAGTCGCAACGGTCATAGGCTTTCCCCTGGGGGCAACGCCCATCGAGGTGAAGGTCTTCGAGGCGAGGAAAGCCCTTGAGGACGGTGCCGACGAGCTGGATATGGTGATAAACATTGGCGCGCTGAAGGACAAAAACTACGACTACGTCAAAAAGGACATAGAAGAAGTCGTGAGGGTCGCCCATGAGAGGGGTGCTATAGTGAAGGTCATCATCGAGACCTGCTATCTGAGCGAGGAAGAGAAGGTTAAGGCCTGTGAGCTGGCGAAGGAGGCTGGAGCGGACTTCGTTAAGACCTCCACGGGCTTTGGAACCGGTGGAGCAACGGTAGAGGACGTCAGTCTGATGAGGAAGGTAGTCGGCCCAGAGATGGGTGTCAAAGCGTCTGGAGGAATCAGAACCTACGAGCAGGCCTTTGCCATGATAGAGGCTGGTGCTAACAGGATCGGAACCTCGAGCGGTGCAAAAATAGCGGAGGGGGCAAGGAGTGCAGGAAGTTAGGGATATTCTCCAGAGGGCCATCCAGGAACTTAAGACTGAGGGCCTTGAGCCCGATATTCTCCTCGTTGGCCCGGGATTTTTGAAGCACTCAGCCGAATTTCTGAGTCAATGCAGGCTCAAGATTTACAGGATAGAAGAGCTGGGCTACGATGCAGTCGTCGCGGACTCCAAGTATCTTGGCCAGATAAAGCGGGCATCAAGGAGAATCTCCGTGGAACCCCTTCTTGAAGAGAACAAGATGTGGGAAGAAATAAAGAGGCTGGAAGTTTAAATGAGATCCTCAACTTCAGGATATCTCTTCTTTATTGCCTGTGCAAGTCCCGTGCCAGCGAGTACTCCGGTAACGGCCTGAACGATATTTGCCGGCACTTCCTGATAAGCCGCCACGACTCCGAACATGTAAGCCTCGAAGAGGAAGTATCCTGATATCATGATTATTCCGCCGACGATGCCCGCGATGGCGAGGGTTGAGACGTTGTCGCTTCTATTGGCGAGGTAACCGACAGCTAAGCCCTCGAGTCCCTTAACTACGAGCGTTATCGGCGCCCATCCTGGGTAGCCGGCTAGGACATCTCCCAGGGCCGAACCGACTCCCCCCGCGAAGACTCCAACCACTGGCCCAAAAACCATCGCTGCGAACATGACCATCGTGTCACCGAAGTTGAGGTAGCCCCCGGTGGCAGGAATAGTTACCGTGACGAAGGCCGTTGTAACGCCGACAACTGCCGCCATCATCGCCGATATCGCCATTACGTTGGCGCTCCTGAACTTCTTCCTGTTGGCCCAGAGGTAGGCGAGGTAGACTATGATCGCTCCTCCGAGCACGTAGGGTACGTAAGGCTTGAGCATCCCAGTTAGGTCTGCCATGGTTTACCACCTGGAGAGTTCAATTACAATTTTATAAAAAAGTTTGGGAAGAATAGATTCACTTGAGAGCGGCCTTGAGGGCCTCCTCAAAGATCTCCATTGCCACGTCTATCTCTTCCTTGGTTATGATGAGCGGCGGGATGAACCTTATGCTGTTGTCGCCGCAGCCGAGGAGTATAAGGCCGCGTTTGACAGCTTCCTTGACGATTTCGTTCCTGAGATCTGGGTGCTTTTCCTTGGTGTCCTTGCTCTTGACTATCTCGACCGCCTGGGCCAGTCCGAGACCGCGGGCATCTCCAACGACTTCATAGCGCTCCTCGAACTCCTTGAGGTACTTGTGGAGGTAGTCGCCGACCTCCTGGACGTGCGGAAGGAGCTCCTTGACTATCTCCACCACCTCTATTCCGGCCGTTATTGCCACTGGGTTGCCGCCGAAGGTCGAGGCGTGCCTTCCTGGCTTGTCGAAGGCGATATCTGCTCTGTGGACAACACCAGCGAGCGGAATTCCACCGCCTATGGCCTTTCCGAACTGGATGGTGTCCGGGGCAACATCGAAGTGCTCGATGGCCCAGAACCTGCCCGTCCTTCCGACGCCCATCTGAACTTCGTCGTCAGCTAAGAGTATTCCGTAGTTGTCAGCCAGCTTCTTGAGCTCCCTGAAGAAGTTCTTTGGCGGGACAACGTAGCCACCCTCCCCTTGGATGGGCTCGAAGACTATCGCACCGACGTCCTCCGGTGGAACGTGCCTGAACACGTACTCCTCGATGAACTCTATAACGCGGTTGACGAGCTCGTCCGGCTCGGCATAGCCGTCGATGTGCCAGGGGTTCCTGTAGGGGTTCGGATAGGGTACGTGCTCGACGCCGGGCATGGTCGGGAAGAAGCGCTCCTGCTGGACCCACTTACTCGCGGTCAAGCTCAGAACAGCCTGTGTCCTGCCGTGGAATGCGTGGTAGAAGGCCATGAACCTCTTCCTGCCGGTGCTGTACTTAACGAGCTTCATCATGGCCTCGTTGGCTTCCGCACCGCTGTTCTGGTAAACGACTTTCTTCGGGAAGTCGCCTGGAGCTAGTTCGGCAAGCTTCTGGGCGAGTATGACAGCGTTCTCGTAGAAGAAGTCGTTCAGAGCGAAGTGAGTGAACTTTTCGGCCTGCCTCTTGACGGCCTCGACTACGCGCGGATGGACGTGGCCGACGTTGAGAACACCGACACCGCTTCCGAAGTCATAGAAGACGTTTCCATCGACGTCGTAGACGAGTATGCCATCACCATGGTCGATGACTATCGGGAGGGTCTCGGGGTCCTGGGTGGTAACTGTCAGAGCCTCGAAGTTCTTCTTTATTATCTCCTGAGCCTTCGGCCCGGGGAGCTCCTTAACATTTGGTCTAATCGCCATCATGAATCACCGATGGGAGAAAGGAACTCCACCTATATAATTCTATGTTCATCAATGAACACTTTTGGTCGAAGAATTTTCGGAGAAATCCCTTGATAAATGCCGATGTATACAGACTACTTCATTCCTCAAGAACTGAGTTCAAAAGAAACAAATAACGAAAAATGCTCACTCCAGGCTCTTCCCGTTCCACTCCTCGAGGAGCTCCTTCGCTGAGTTGGCAGCGATGGCACCCTGGCCGACTGCAACCGCTATCTGCTTGAAAACGTTGGTTATGTCTCCTGCTGCAAAGATGCCCTTGACCTTAGTGCGCATGTGCATGTCCACCGAGATGTAGCCGTACTCGTCGGTTATGCCGAGGTGTTTGACGAAGTCGGTCTTCGGCTCGTAGCCTATGAAGATGAAGACACCGTCAACGGCCATCTCCGTCTCCTCGTCGGTCTTGATGTTCTTGAGTCTCACCGCTTCGACCTTGTTGGTTCCCTTGATCTCCGTAACGACGGTGTTGAGTATCGTTGGAATGCCGCTCTCCTTGAACCTGTCCTGTAGTATCTTGTCGGCTCTGAACTTGTCGCGCCTGTGGACGAGGGTAACGTCAACGCCGATGCTCTTCAGGTATAGAGCCTCCTGCAAAGCGGTGTTTCCTCCGCCAACCACTATTATCTTCTTGCCCTTGAAGAGTGGGCCGTCGCAGGTGGCACAGTAGCTGACTCCCCTGCCGGTGAACTCGGCCTCGCCTGGAACGTTGAGCTTTCTTGGAGCGGCTCCGACGGCTATGATTATGGTCCTGCCTTTGTACTCCTTTCCGTTCTTGGTCCTGACCACGAACTTGCACGGACCCTCATAGTAGGCACAGTCCGTTGGGTCTATCCTCCCGACCTCGTCGAAGATTATCTCAACGCCGAGCTTCTTGACGTGCTCGTGCATCCTGTTGGTTAATTCCGAGCCGCTGATGCCCTCCGGGAAGCCGGAGTAGTTCTCTATGAGGTCTGTCAGTGCCATGTTTCCACCGAGGTCCTTGCTGATTATCAGGGTCTCCAGTCCGAAGCGTGCCGCGTATATCGCTGCGGTGAAGCCAGCCGGTCCCGCTCCTATGATGAGCACGTCCCATGTCT
Coding sequences within:
- a CDS encoding radical SAM protein is translated as MAERKKLKIYIPGIKFPSISLTGNYCALNCAHCGRHYLEGMKKPTRKELLNFCLDLERNGYTGCLLSGGMDSRLKVPLDKYADELKEIKRRTSLKLNAHVGFIDESDLEWVKYVDVVSLDFVGDNDVIRRVYRIDKTVEDYLRILDLLSEAGIRVAPHITIGLDFGRVHWEYKAIDMLLQYPIDVIVLDVLIPTKGTEMEGVQKPSVDEAIRVVEYARNKFDGELSIGCMRPLGKWRIDFDRKAVLAGIDRLTNSPTKVIEWAKTVRKVEIIYECCVM
- a CDS encoding ornithine aminotransferase; translation: MAIRPNVKELPGPKAQEIIKKNFEALTVTTQDPETLPIVIDHGDGILVYDVDGNVFYDFGSGVGVLNVGHVHPRVVEAVKRQAEKFTHFALNDFFYENAVILAQKLAELAPGDFPKKVVYQNSGAEANEAMMKLVKYSTGRKRFMAFYHAFHGRTQAVLSLTASKWVQQERFFPTMPGVEHVPYPNPYRNPWHIDGYAEPDELVNRVIEFIEEYVFRHVPPEDVGAIVFEPIQGEGGYVVPPKNFFRELKKLADNYGILLADDEVQMGVGRTGRFWAIEHFDVAPDTIQFGKAIGGGIPLAGVVHRADIAFDKPGRHASTFGGNPVAITAGIEVVEIVKELLPHVQEVGDYLHKYLKEFEERYEVVGDARGLGLAQAVEIVKSKDTKEKHPDLRNEIVKEAVKRGLILLGCGDNSIRFIPPLIITKEEIDVAMEIFEEALKAALK
- the deoC gene encoding deoxyribose-phosphate aldolase, with product MAHEIDVAKYIDHTNLKPYATEEDIIKLCDEAKEYGFYAVCVNPYRVKLAKERLKGSGVKVATVIGFPLGATPIEVKVFEARKALEDGADELDMVINIGALKDKNYDYVKKDIEEVVRVAHERGAIVKVIIETCYLSEEEKVKACELAKEAGADFVKTSTGFGTGGATVEDVSLMRKVVGPEMGVKASGGIRTYEQAFAMIEAGANRIGTSSGAKIAEGARSAGS
- the eno gene encoding phosphopyruvate hydratase, coding for MENPFEITAVIAREILDSRGNPTVEVEVYTPISMGRAAVPSGASTGTHEALELRDGGKRYHGKGVRRAVENVNKIIAPEIIGMDVTWQRDIDMLMLELDGTENKSNLGANAILGVSLAVAKAAANALGLPLYQYIGGTNAYAMPVPMSNVINGGVHAGNELDFQEFMIMPVGAASFREAIMWVSETYHVLKSVIAEKYSKGAINVGDEGGFAPPMKEVTEPLETLIKAIEEAGYKPGDEIAFALDPASSEFYHQDIGKYVVAGKEYTREELVDLYKELVSAYPIVSIEDPFQEEDWEGFKLITKELGDKIQIVGDDLFVTNPKRLRRGIELGAANALLLKVNQIGTLSEAIDAAYTAFRAGYGVVVSHRSGETEDATIADLAVALNAGQIKTGAPARSDRNAKYNQLIRIEEELTGIAYYPGRKFRNPFL
- a CDS encoding ECF transporter S component: MADLTGMLKPYVPYVLGGAIIVYLAYLWANRKKFRSANVMAISAMMAAVVGVTTAFVTVTIPATGGYLNFGDTMVMFAAMVFGPVVGVFAGGVGSALGDVLAGYPGWAPITLVVKGLEGLAVGYLANRSDNVSTLAIAGIVGGIIMISGYFLFEAYMFGVVAAYQEVPANIVQAVTGVLAGTGLAQAIKKRYPEVEDLI
- a CDS encoding CGP-CTERM-anchored Cys-rich protein — encoded protein: MKNVLVLAVLLMFAFTPLAWACMSPADAYAVEVILNKQGIVYRPYPPFAALHNALIENDTFIYRSHYDKRLAVILWNASDGPHLRIEIPMEWRDAGVSQTAFNASLLITAEALEKLGEDGWETEDNLTFTRGNVTITLTPLSGGECTTDADCATGGCSGEVCAPRAEASKIVTPCVYREWYSCLGMTSCGCLNGVCTWKPNPAFESCLREHGVDPSKVIRAGTFRVKVKAYNQSPAEAEAAVKGFLGAFGAECGFGGLTFVEPLGGRLVPVVDPAEINFSEAVKVELQWLRENGVLDISDEDIAAIAKIAKPGKAGPNSHIGWYETKNGTYAWIPYDESLNPMLVRCITDTAPIYDLPNGTAYIGPTLTKPPATETPSTSGGPICGPGIVVGLALLVLLRRG
- the trxB gene encoding thioredoxin-disulfide reductase, producing the protein MFSLGGFSRVGEYEKKTWDVLIIGAGPAGFTAAIYAARFGLETLIISKDLGGNMALTDLIENYSGFPEGISGSELTNRMHEHVKKLGVEIIFDEVGRIDPTDCAYYEGPCKFVVRTKNGKEYKGRTIIIAVGAAPRKLNVPGEAEFTGRGVSYCATCDGPLFKGKKIIVVGGGNTALQEALYLKSIGVDVTLVHRRDKFRADKILQDRFKESGIPTILNTVVTEIKGTNKVEAVRLKNIKTDEETEMAVDGVFIFIGYEPKTDFVKHLGITDEYGYISVDMHMRTKVKGIFAAGDITNVFKQIAVAVGQGAIAANSAKELLEEWNGKSLE
- a CDS encoding family 4B encapsulin nanocompartment shell protein, encoding MQEVRDILQRAIQELKTEGLEPDILLVGPGFLKHSAEFLSQCRLKIYRIEELGYDAVVADSKYLGQIKRASRRISVEPLLEENKMWEEIKRLEV
- a CDS encoding Lrp/AsnC family transcriptional regulator translates to MVSSLDATDMKLLKELKENARENIASLSKKLGIPRTTVHYRIKKLVDEGVIEKFTVKPNYKKLNLGTTAFILARYEPDLGLSQREVAERIAALDGVYEVHIIAGEWDLLIKVRAPSSEEVGKIVVDRLREIKGVGQTVTMVSFVTVKEEL